Proteins encoded within one genomic window of Misgurnus anguillicaudatus chromosome 18, ASM2758022v2, whole genome shotgun sequence:
- the anapc4 gene encoding anaphase-promoting complex subunit 4 translates to MPAFRQVGEKQLPNPILFMAWSPKRDLIALANTAGELLLHRLANFQRVWSLPPNENTGKEITSLAWRPDGKILAFSVGDTKQVVLCDAEKAEILHLFPVEYPVSCMHWMEVQDESSTLASFSESEDESNRFLPKLPTLPKSYSTTSKIFSEEKSDEVTNLLGEVRLNILVVGGPSGFVELYAYGLYKIATLNGISGTCRNLGLSSDLKSLSVITEIRTTEGNPEIHYIQLDTGLLSSCLPELTKMARKFTHISTLLQYLRLSLTCMCEAWEDILTQMDLRLTKFVQEKNTSTQVQDEFLELLLWGHASPELQALLMNQLTVKGLKMLGQSTDSSYSGIQKLVISHLQSGSEALLYHLSELKGMALWKQKFEPLGLDPAAIEDAIVAVGSFTQKASELSQVIDKSMKNFQAFFRWLFVAMLRMSEDHVPPELNKMTQKDLAFVADFLSEHFSANEELFDRKGKYFSVERVGQYLKDEDEDLVSPPSMEGNQWVTFVKQSTHLKDSPLLFPTYPQKSLHFVKRMMEAAIDLCLQKPAEVIGCSVKQAVCLQLYTVPEGSSDTPRLFELPSLWNDKTASMHYVIFCMHEISPSKIYILRRATDPSRSVLNGLVAVDLNTPLNSSIDDETPAPNPDDTSYSCLDARFYDDETLTVVLRSLEDDENKMRVLAQLPLNSALRCEEEFTWDLSLRLEQQIERIPVQTVAWGNQSRELENIKAQYVAVNGIRKVACVLSANLRHLRVFEMDAEEEEEEEERADESQEMSSDQDRLEDTMTNQSDAGEEGDGNKVGGSMDAQVTGQESGDILDDAAGSEAI, encoded by the exons ATGCCAGCTTTTCGCCAGGTTGGGGAGAAACAGCTCCCAAATCCCATTCTGTTTATGGCCTGGTCTCCCAAGAGAGATCTGATAGCCCTCGCAAACACTGCAGGAGAG CTGCTTCTGCATCGCCTTGCCAACTTCCAGCGTGTGTGGAGTTTACCACCCAATGAGAACACAGGAAAAGAGATCACATCACTCGCCTGGAGACCTGatggaaaaa TTCTGGCATTCAGTGTGGGAGACACAAAGCAGGTGGTGCTGTGTGATGCAGAGAAGGCAGAAATCCTACACCTGTTTCCAGTGGAATATCCTGTATCCTGCATGCACTGGATGGAGGTCCAGGATGAGAGCAG cACTTTGGCCTCATTCAGCGAGTCAGAGGATGAGTCCAACCGTTTCCTTCCAAAGTTACCAACTCTTCCTAAAAG CTACAGCACCACATCAAAGATATTTAG TGAAGAGAAATCAGATGAAGTCACAAATCTTTTGGGGGAAGTGAG GCTCAATATCCTGGTGGTGGGTGGGCCATCCGGATTTGTAGAACTGTATGCTTATGGGCTATATAAGATTGCTACGCTGAATGGG ATCTCAGGGACCTGTCGTAATCTTGGACTATCTAGCGACCTTAAGTCCCTCTCTGTTATTACAGAAATAAGAACAACAGAAGGCAACCCTGAAATTCATTACATACAG TTGGACACCGGGCTGCTTTCTTCATGTCTGCCTGAGTTGACCAAGATGGCACGCAAGTTTACACACATTTCAACATTGCTACAG TATCTGCGTCTTTCTCTCACCTGTATGTGTGAAGCATGGGAAGACATTCTTACACAGATGGACCTTCGACTTACTAAGTTTGTCCAG GAAAAAAACACAAGCACTCAGGTACAGGATGAGTTTTTGGAGCTGCTGCTATGGGGCCATGCAAG CCCTGAACTTCAGGCTCTTCTTATGAATCAGCTCACAGTCAAG gGATTGAAGATGTTGGGTCAATCCACTGATTCGTCCTACTCCGGCATTCAAAAACTTGTTATTAGTCACCTGCAGAG TGGCTCTGAGGCTTTGCTGTATCATCTTAGCGAGCTTAAAGGGATGGCCCTCTGGAAGCAGAAGTTTGAACCTCTCGGCTTAGATCCTGCAGCCATAGAGG ATGCCATTGTAGCGGTGGGTTCTTTTACCCAGAAGGCCAGTGAACTCTCACA AGTTATTGATAAAAGTATGAAGAACTTCCAAGCCTTTTTCCGATGGCTGTTTGTtg CAATGCTCCGAATGTCAGAAGATCATGTTCCTCCAGAACTTAACAAG ATGACCCAGAAAGATCTGGCTTTTGTGGCTGACTTCCTGTCTGAGCATTTCAGTGCC AATGAAGAGCTGTTTGATCGCAAAGGGAAGTATTTCAGCGTGGAGCGTGTTGGACAG TACTTGAAGGATGAAGATGAAGACTTGGTATCTCCACCCAGCATGGAGGgcaaccaatgggtgacgtttGTGAAGCAGAGCACTCACCTGAAAG ACAGTCCACTACTCTTCCCGACCTACCCACAGAAGTCTTTACACTTTGTCAAGAGAATGATGGAGGCTGCCATTGATCTGTGCTTACAGAAACCAGCT gaGGTCATTGGGTGTTCAGTAAAACAAGCTGTGTGTTTACAACTGTACACTGTGCCTGAAGG ttcCTCAGATACACCACGGCTGTTTGAGCTTCCTTCATT GTGGAATGATAAGACAGCCAGTATGCATTATGTAATATTCTGCATGCATGAAATCTCTCCCTCCAAAATCTATATTTTGAGAAGAGCAACAGACCCCAGCAG GTCTGTGCTTAATGGTCTGGTGGCTGTTGACCTCAACACTCCTCTTAATTCCAGTATAGATGATGAAACCCCAGCACCAAATCCTGA TGACACCTCATACAGTTGCCTTGATGCCCGTTTCTATGACGACGAGACATTGACGGTAGTATTGCGAAGCCTAGAAGATGATGAGAATAAAATGCGTGTCCTCGCACAGCTTCCTTTAAACTCTGCTTTGAGATGCGAGGAGGAGTTCACCTGGGATCTCTCACTCAG GCTTGAGCAACAGATTGAACGCATCCCAGTCCAAACTGTGGCCTGGGGAAACCAAAGCAGAGAACTGGAAAACATTAAGGCTCAGTATGTTGCTGTTAATGGGATCCGAAAAGTGGCCTGTGTG CTGAGTGCCAATCTGAGGCATTTACGTGTGTTtgagatggatgcagaggaggaagaggaggaggaagaacGTGCTGATGAGTCACAGGAAATGAGCTCGGACCAGGACAGACTTGAGGATACAATGACTAATCAGAGTGATGCTGGGGAAGAAGGAGATGGGAATAAAGTGGGAGGGTCTATGGATGCTCAGGTGACAGGACAAGAGTCGGGAGACATTCTGGATGACGCTGCTGGATCAGAAGCAATTTGA